A portion of the Acidobacteriaceae bacterium genome contains these proteins:
- a CDS encoding NAD-dependent epimerase/dehydratase family protein yields MRRSCGRAGQKKQPTAGYPVTVYAMPNKPLAHEDLAHILTHTRASFERLRSSRIFLTGGTGFFGHWLLESILHADRELSLGVRITALTRSAEAFRERSPHIAKHPAVTLLEGDIRSFALPAEEFTHVLHAATDSTGAQSNAPAYALAESILEGTRNLLQQLNRTSPTRLLYISSGAVYGRSTTLPFTPETYTGAPDPLQLASSYDEAKRMAEHLCIAYTHNSPIAPVIARCFAFVGPHLPLDQHFAIGNFIGSALRNEPIHIKGDGTPRRSWLYMADLAIWLWTLLTNGTPDRAYNVGSGEAYTIAEAAQLTADTLSPGLAIQIDGTPRLDAPLNSYVPDVDRARDELGLAVTIPLAEALLRSAAWHKP; encoded by the coding sequence ATGCGCCGGAGCTGCGGGCGTGCAGGCCAGAAGAAACAGCCAACGGCGGGATATCCTGTAACCGTTTACGCCATGCCCAACAAGCCGCTCGCCCACGAAGACCTCGCCCACATCCTCACGCACACACGCGCGAGCTTCGAGAGACTGCGCAGCTCCCGCATCTTCCTTACCGGAGGCACCGGCTTCTTCGGCCACTGGCTGCTCGAATCGATCCTGCACGCAGACCGCGAGCTCTCCCTCGGCGTCCGCATCACAGCTCTGACTCGCAGCGCGGAAGCCTTCCGGGAACGCTCTCCGCACATCGCCAAGCACCCCGCCGTGACGCTTCTCGAAGGCGATATTCGCTCCTTCGCGCTGCCAGCAGAAGAGTTCACGCACGTTCTGCACGCAGCCACGGACTCCACCGGCGCTCAGTCCAACGCACCGGCGTACGCGCTCGCCGAATCGATCCTCGAAGGCACCCGTAACCTGCTGCAACAGCTCAACCGCACCTCCCCGACACGGCTGCTCTATATCTCCTCCGGCGCGGTCTACGGCCGCAGCACCACCCTGCCCTTCACACCGGAAACCTACACCGGCGCGCCTGATCCGCTGCAGCTCGCCAGCTCCTACGACGAAGCCAAGCGCATGGCCGAGCACCTCTGCATTGCCTACACGCACAACAGCCCGATCGCCCCTGTCATCGCCCGCTGCTTCGCCTTCGTCGGCCCGCACCTTCCGCTTGACCAGCACTTTGCTATCGGCAACTTCATCGGCTCCGCGCTCCGCAACGAACCGATTCACATCAAAGGCGACGGCACTCCCCGCCGCTCCTGGCTCTACATGGCGGACCTCGCCATCTGGCTCTGGACGCTGCTTACGAACGGCACACCTGACCGCGCCTACAACGTAGGCTCCGGCGAAGCCTACACGATTGCAGAAGCTGCGCAGCTGACCGCTGACACACTCTCCCCGGGGCTCGCGATCCAGATCGACGGCACACCCAGGCTGGATGCGCCCCTGAATAGCTACGTCCCTGACGTAGACCGCGCACGCGACGAACTCGGTCTCGCCGTCACCATCCCGCTTGCTGAAGCACTTCTCCGCAGCGCGGCATGGCATAAGCCATAA
- a CDS encoding family 43 glycosylhydrolase produces the protein MRSPLSLRLVLSVSILSLVGAAQAQKPAVEVLDAHWIALRFSPSYPHGRHTQNPLPGDGLTLPAPEASFIKGQAGQGSENRRSWAEYRVPVPNFAADAGVDEFAFAGDLESHGAVELTLDAAKARPMAAGEEAAKWVPAEFLKGKAFDSGRLAKLLNPAEVTLDLRVTVGAGLQLKGEAVLLLHTREALAEPVGWASKEQSGMAFPHIEPLFDQFLRDTSIVLAPDGVYYMTGTTGGPEMMVVTADLSVWKSPDLWHWSPVKDKPRQSTVVWNIDRDGTWMKPVTMRDGEPFRPLWAPEIHAINGTFWIPFSVPRHGTTLLKSTSGKAEGPYEIAIKPDEPLSTGIDGSLFQDTDGSVYFLNGGGWIAKMKPDMSGLAEPMRHITSASGREVGFEGVSLFKDGDAYNLCVADFVLGEYNTYIATAKSLNGPWSERYLAVPHAGHANFFRDKQGRMWSTFFGNDRHSPFGARPSLVPMVKDAKGRWHPDATFVWPAKDGQTEAKALTQVPGAIGPSDGQPQQVGVMSTKR, from the coding sequence ATGCGATCGCCACTGTCTCTTCGTCTTGTTCTCTCTGTCTCAATTTTGTCGTTGGTGGGTGCGGCGCAGGCGCAGAAGCCTGCTGTGGAAGTGTTGGACGCGCACTGGATAGCTCTGCGTTTTTCCCCAAGTTATCCGCATGGGAGGCATACCCAGAACCCGCTGCCAGGCGATGGATTGACGCTGCCGGCTCCGGAGGCAAGCTTTATCAAGGGGCAGGCCGGGCAGGGCTCGGAGAATCGCCGTTCCTGGGCGGAGTACCGCGTTCCTGTGCCGAACTTTGCTGCGGACGCCGGGGTGGATGAGTTTGCATTTGCTGGAGATTTGGAGAGCCACGGTGCGGTGGAGTTGACGCTGGACGCGGCGAAGGCGCGTCCGATGGCGGCTGGTGAGGAGGCGGCGAAGTGGGTTCCGGCGGAGTTTCTGAAGGGCAAAGCGTTTGACAGTGGCAGGTTGGCGAAGCTTCTAAATCCGGCGGAAGTGACTCTGGATCTAAGAGTTACGGTTGGTGCTGGGCTGCAGTTGAAGGGTGAGGCGGTGTTGTTGCTGCATACGCGCGAAGCGTTGGCCGAACCGGTCGGGTGGGCATCGAAAGAGCAGTCTGGCATGGCGTTTCCGCATATTGAGCCGTTATTTGACCAGTTTTTGCGGGATACTTCGATAGTTTTGGCTCCAGACGGGGTGTATTACATGACCGGAACGACGGGCGGGCCCGAAATGATGGTCGTAACGGCCGATTTGAGTGTCTGGAAATCGCCGGATTTGTGGCACTGGAGCCCCGTAAAAGACAAACCGAGGCAATCCACGGTTGTGTGGAATATTGACCGCGACGGAACGTGGATGAAGCCGGTGACGATGCGGGATGGTGAGCCGTTTCGGCCGCTGTGGGCTCCGGAGATTCATGCGATCAACGGGACGTTTTGGATTCCGTTCTCGGTACCGCGGCACGGCACGACGCTGCTGAAGAGCACGAGCGGGAAGGCGGAAGGACCGTATGAGATTGCGATCAAGCCAGATGAACCGCTGAGCACGGGCATCGACGGATCGTTGTTTCAGGACACGGATGGCAGTGTGTACTTCCTGAACGGCGGCGGCTGGATTGCGAAGATGAAGCCGGACATGAGCGGGCTGGCGGAGCCGATGCGGCACATCACCAGTGCGAGCGGGCGCGAGGTTGGCTTTGAGGGGGTGTCCCTGTTCAAGGACGGCGACGCGTATAACCTGTGCGTTGCGGACTTTGTGCTCGGAGAGTACAACACCTACATCGCGACGGCGAAGTCCCTGAACGGGCCGTGGAGCGAGCGCTATCTGGCGGTGCCCCATGCAGGGCATGCGAACTTCTTCCGCGATAAGCAGGGGCGGATGTGGTCGACGTTCTTTGGCAATGACCGACACTCGCCGTTTGGGGCGAGGCCGAGCCTTGTGCCGATGGTGAAGGACGCGAAGGGCCGCTGGCATCCTGACGCAACGTTCGTCTGGCCTGCGAAGGACGGCCAGACGGAGGCGAAGGCTTTGACGCAGGTTCCGGGAGCGATTGGGCCTTCGGACGGTCAGCCGCAGCAGGTCGGCGTGATGTCGACGAAGCGTTAG
- a CDS encoding M28 family metallopeptidase produces the protein MKKLILIPSLLVAISASAQMRDSLAFGKPLPTAPADARITRALHDVSSQRIKANIEALVAFRNRSTISSTTKDLPPNTGVLAASDWIKQQFESYSAACGGCLEVKVDDFIEPPAHGKNARITEPTRIRNVYAILRGSDPAAAKRMYLVTGHYDTRVADVMDTHDPAPGANDDSSGTAVSLESARILSKSKFPATLVFVAVAGEEQGLNGSKHLAQLAKQEGWQLEGVLNNDIVGGDTTPGETLQNKSLVRVFSQGINPHSPADVIARELMLGLDNDSPSRQLARAVLSVDRTYFPAPVKPLHAVMELRLDRFLRGGDHSSFSALEFPAVRFTEWRENFNHQHQHVHTENGVEYGDLLKFDDFLYIANVARLNMATLATLASSPGLPQNVRVVTSNLDNNTTLKWDAPLAGGAGDVLYRIVWRDTTSNDWQRFTTTADREITLPISKDNIFFGIEACDKSTIHCSPAVAPLPEQTRR, from the coding sequence ATGAAGAAACTCATCCTCATCCCCTCGCTCCTTGTGGCGATCTCCGCTTCAGCACAAATGCGTGACTCCCTCGCCTTCGGCAAGCCGCTCCCCACAGCGCCAGCCGACGCCAGGATCACCCGCGCCCTCCACGACGTCTCCTCCCAGCGCATCAAGGCCAACATCGAAGCTCTGGTCGCCTTCCGCAACCGCAGCACGATCTCTTCGACCACCAAAGACCTGCCACCCAACACCGGCGTCCTCGCGGCTTCCGACTGGATCAAGCAGCAGTTTGAGAGTTACAGCGCAGCCTGCGGCGGCTGCCTCGAAGTCAAGGTCGACGACTTCATCGAACCGCCTGCGCACGGCAAAAACGCCCGCATCACAGAGCCCACGCGCATTCGCAATGTCTATGCGATCCTGCGTGGCTCTGACCCCGCTGCCGCCAAGCGCATGTACCTCGTCACCGGACATTACGATACCCGCGTCGCCGACGTCATGGACACCCATGACCCCGCGCCCGGCGCCAACGACGACTCTTCCGGCACAGCCGTGTCGCTTGAGTCTGCCCGCATTCTCTCGAAGTCCAAATTCCCGGCCACGCTTGTCTTCGTCGCCGTTGCCGGCGAAGAGCAGGGTCTCAACGGCAGCAAGCATCTGGCGCAACTCGCAAAGCAGGAAGGCTGGCAGCTCGAGGGCGTGCTCAACAACGACATCGTCGGCGGCGACACCACGCCCGGCGAAACGCTGCAGAACAAATCGCTCGTCCGCGTCTTCTCCCAGGGCATCAACCCTCACTCGCCCGCAGATGTCATCGCCCGCGAACTGATGCTCGGCCTGGACAATGACTCGCCCTCGCGGCAACTCGCGCGCGCAGTCCTCTCCGTCGACCGCACCTACTTTCCTGCGCCGGTCAAGCCACTGCACGCCGTCATGGAGCTTCGCCTCGACCGCTTTCTCCGCGGCGGCGATCACTCTTCGTTCTCTGCGCTGGAGTTTCCCGCTGTCCGCTTCACCGAGTGGCGCGAGAACTTCAACCACCAACACCAGCACGTCCACACGGAGAACGGCGTCGAGTACGGGGACCTGCTCAAGTTCGACGACTTCCTCTACATCGCCAACGTGGCGCGTCTGAACATGGCCACGCTCGCCACGCTCGCGTCCTCCCCCGGACTGCCGCAGAACGTCCGCGTCGTCACCTCGAACCTGGACAACAACACCACACTCAAGTGGGATGCGCCACTCGCTGGCGGTGCAGGTGACGTCCTCTACCGCATCGTCTGGCGCGACACCACCAGCAACGACTGGCAGCGCTTCACCACAACGGCCGACCGTGAGATCACCCTCCCGATCTCCAAGGACAACATCTTCTTCGGCATCGAAGCCTGCGACAAATCCACCATCCACTGCAGCCCAGCCGTCGCTCCGCTCCCCGAGCAAACCCGCCGCTAA
- the rfbH gene encoding lipopolysaccharide biosynthesis protein RfbH — translation MTSRANDLRQQILALTKEFHAEQFAAKPFVAGTSVVPVSGKVIDGEDMAAVVDAALDGWFTTGRWAKEFERKLARFVGVRSASLVNSGSSANLVALSALTSPKLGERQLKPGDEVITVACGFPTTVNPIFQNQLVPVFLDVTLPNYEVDVTKLEEARSEKTGAVMIAHTLGNVFDLDAITAFCQKYNLWLIEDCCDALGSEWKGKKVGSFGDIATVSFYPAHHITMGEGGAVLTNKPALQVLIDSFRDWGRDCWCEPGVDNTCGKRFDWQLGTLPCGYDHKYTYSHVGYNLKATDMQAALGVRQMDKLEGFIAKRKANFTFLKAALKPLEEFLVLPEATEGADPSWFGFPIGVKESAPFTRDQMTRALDLAKVGTRNIFAGNMVRQPAYEGLAFRVVGELTNTDWVMNQVFWIGVFPGLNDEMLTYIAEQMIAFAEKAKAGLLVV, via the coding sequence ATGACTTCACGCGCTAACGACCTCCGCCAACAGATTCTTGCTCTTACGAAAGAGTTCCATGCCGAGCAGTTTGCGGCGAAACCATTCGTTGCGGGCACCAGCGTCGTGCCTGTCTCCGGCAAGGTGATCGACGGCGAAGACATGGCCGCAGTGGTGGATGCGGCGCTCGATGGCTGGTTCACGACCGGGCGCTGGGCGAAGGAGTTCGAGCGCAAGCTGGCGCGGTTTGTCGGCGTGCGTTCGGCAAGCCTGGTGAACTCAGGTTCGAGCGCGAACCTGGTGGCGCTGAGTGCGCTCACCTCGCCAAAGCTGGGCGAGCGGCAGTTGAAGCCGGGCGACGAAGTGATTACCGTGGCATGCGGCTTTCCGACGACGGTGAATCCGATCTTCCAGAACCAGCTTGTGCCGGTATTTCTGGACGTGACGCTGCCAAACTACGAAGTCGATGTGACGAAGCTGGAAGAGGCCCGCAGCGAGAAGACCGGGGCTGTGATGATTGCGCACACGCTGGGCAATGTCTTCGACCTGGACGCGATCACGGCGTTCTGCCAGAAGTACAACCTGTGGCTGATCGAAGATTGCTGCGATGCGTTGGGCTCGGAGTGGAAGGGAAAGAAGGTCGGCTCGTTTGGCGATATCGCCACGGTGAGCTTCTATCCCGCGCACCACATCACGATGGGCGAAGGTGGTGCGGTGCTGACGAATAAGCCCGCGCTACAGGTGTTGATCGACAGCTTCCGCGACTGGGGCCGTGACTGCTGGTGCGAACCGGGCGTGGACAACACCTGCGGCAAGCGCTTCGACTGGCAGCTTGGTACGTTGCCGTGCGGGTATGACCACAAGTACACGTACTCGCATGTGGGCTACAACCTGAAGGCTACCGATATGCAGGCCGCCCTTGGCGTGCGGCAGATGGACAAGCTTGAGGGCTTTATCGCAAAGCGTAAGGCAAACTTCACCTTTCTGAAGGCTGCGCTGAAGCCGCTGGAAGAGTTTCTGGTGCTGCCGGAAGCGACCGAAGGTGCTGACCCTAGTTGGTTTGGCTTTCCTATCGGCGTAAAGGAGTCGGCGCCGTTCACGCGCGACCAGATGACCAGGGCGTTGGATCTTGCGAAGGTGGGAACGCGGAATATTTTTGCGGGAAATATGGTTCGCCAGCCTGCGTACGAAGGGCTTGCGTTTCGTGTGGTGGGCGAGTTGACGAACACAGACTGGGTGATGAATCAGGTCTTTTGGATCGGCGTATTCCCTGGACTGAACGACGAGATGCTGACCTACATCGCAGAGCAGATGATCGCGTTCGCGGAGAAGGCGAAAGCTGGGCTGCTGGTGGTGTAG
- a CDS encoding TonB-dependent receptor, with protein MAKKIGQGRRTAGVWGVVCLAAVSAAAQNKTDVTKSKSEVKTSVTVTANADGSPDAAYATQAVDPGVLGTQPIVNQPYTITTMPSQLIVNTQVKSFKDAMKFLPLVEYTEQQGPEVLRPATRGFQGAIAQNTRMDGMAMAITGGNPMEQYETLQVQNGLGGAMYGPANPSGTFDFVLKRAPEHRVTNLFLEQDAKSVGTILLDAGDRLGAKKWFGYRANLLFGDGTMWVEQSRLRRRLAELAVDARFTNRTTLDAHYSAYDLVQRGYPGWFSYGQNTAIAGTTQQPSPSFLLPKAPDPTKLGFGQAYAGVNLTTQSASTRLLHEFSPNWHAMMGGLAQRLDRFIDTPVNTITSNTGNYSTSLSAGFAPRFGVESDLGYLTGVVQRWGLKQDVVVASQGYRFNQYAYTKPSAGSLLLGTANVNAPKQFAAPSVGLPTNKGLYQSAVVHQQGFSLADLITFPKFFAVRLAASQDWIGDDNFSSVFVRSGGSNKNGISPSASVMFKPTSTMTAYATYASALQQGDIAPGGTVNAGQALAPYRSKEWEVGYKTALPQATLTASLFRLERPFANTVANTGGTGTIFKIVGEQVNYGAEISGQTLLWKRLLLNGGFTALNARLNDTGIAATDGKRFVGIPGYHSNLYGEYSVPGVANLSITGDWQFTGRRPQDDQNLNSTEGFQTVDLGFRYGRRVWSKMATLRFTANNLGNTHYYSTIAAGDITGTNASANTAHFGAPRTISSSLQVAF; from the coding sequence GTGGCGAAGAAGATAGGGCAGGGACGCCGTACGGCGGGCGTTTGGGGAGTGGTTTGTCTGGCAGCGGTGAGTGCCGCGGCGCAGAACAAGACAGACGTAACGAAGAGCAAGTCGGAAGTGAAGACGTCCGTGACCGTGACGGCAAATGCGGATGGATCGCCGGATGCGGCGTACGCTACGCAGGCCGTTGATCCGGGCGTGCTGGGAACGCAGCCGATTGTGAACCAGCCGTACACGATCACGACGATGCCGAGCCAGTTGATCGTGAACACGCAGGTGAAGAGCTTCAAGGATGCGATGAAGTTTTTGCCATTGGTGGAGTACACCGAGCAGCAGGGGCCGGAGGTGTTGCGTCCGGCGACGCGTGGCTTCCAGGGCGCGATCGCGCAGAACACCCGCATGGACGGCATGGCGATGGCGATCACCGGCGGCAACCCGATGGAGCAGTATGAGACGCTGCAGGTGCAGAACGGTTTGGGCGGTGCGATGTATGGCCCGGCAAACCCCTCCGGCACGTTTGATTTTGTGTTGAAGCGCGCGCCTGAGCACAGGGTGACGAACCTGTTCCTGGAGCAGGATGCGAAGAGCGTGGGAACCATCCTGCTGGATGCTGGCGACCGTCTGGGTGCGAAGAAGTGGTTCGGCTATCGAGCAAACCTGTTGTTTGGTGATGGCACGATGTGGGTGGAGCAGAGCCGGTTGCGTCGGCGTCTGGCCGAGCTTGCCGTCGATGCGCGTTTCACCAATCGCACGACGCTCGACGCGCATTACAGCGCGTACGACCTGGTGCAGCGCGGCTATCCGGGCTGGTTCAGCTACGGGCAGAATACGGCGATTGCAGGAACGACGCAGCAGCCTTCGCCGAGCTTCCTTCTGCCGAAGGCACCGGACCCGACGAAGCTTGGCTTCGGGCAGGCGTATGCGGGCGTGAACCTGACGACGCAGAGTGCGAGCACGCGGCTGCTGCATGAGTTCTCGCCAAACTGGCACGCGATGATGGGCGGACTGGCGCAGCGGCTTGATCGCTTTATCGACACGCCGGTGAACACGATCACGTCGAACACGGGCAACTACTCGACCTCCCTTTCGGCAGGGTTTGCGCCGCGCTTTGGCGTGGAAAGTGATCTGGGCTACCTTACCGGGGTGGTGCAGCGCTGGGGCCTGAAGCAGGATGTTGTGGTGGCCAGCCAGGGATACCGCTTCAACCAGTACGCGTACACAAAGCCCTCTGCAGGCAGCCTCTTGCTGGGGACAGCGAATGTGAACGCACCGAAGCAGTTCGCGGCTCCGTCTGTGGGGTTGCCGACGAACAAGGGGCTGTACCAGTCGGCGGTGGTGCATCAGCAGGGCTTTAGCCTGGCTGACCTCATCACCTTCCCGAAGTTCTTTGCCGTGCGTCTGGCGGCGAGCCAGGACTGGATTGGCGATGACAACTTCAGCTCCGTCTTTGTGCGTTCAGGTGGGTCGAACAAGAACGGCATCAGCCCTTCGGCGAGCGTAATGTTCAAGCCGACGTCGACGATGACGGCGTATGCGACGTATGCAAGCGCTCTGCAGCAGGGCGATATTGCTCCCGGCGGCACGGTGAACGCGGGGCAGGCGTTGGCTCCGTATCGCTCCAAGGAGTGGGAGGTCGGCTACAAGACGGCGTTACCCCAAGCCACATTGACTGCGTCGTTATTCCGTCTTGAGCGCCCCTTTGCGAACACGGTGGCGAACACCGGCGGCACAGGCACGATCTTCAAGATTGTGGGCGAGCAGGTGAACTATGGTGCGGAGATCTCCGGTCAGACGCTGCTGTGGAAGCGGTTGCTGCTGAACGGCGGCTTCACGGCGTTGAATGCCCGGTTGAACGATACAGGCATTGCGGCGACGGACGGCAAGCGTTTTGTCGGCATCCCGGGCTACCACTCGAACCTGTACGGCGAGTACAGTGTGCCGGGTGTGGCGAACCTTTCCATTACGGGTGACTGGCAGTTCACGGGACGGCGTCCTCAGGATGATCAGAACCTGAACTCGACGGAAGGTTTCCAAACCGTTGACCTTGGCTTCCGCTACGGTCGTCGCGTGTGGTCGAAGATGGCGACGCTGCGATTCACAGCGAACAACCTCGGAAACACGCACTACTACTCGACGATTGCGGCGGGTGATATTACCGGTACAAACGCGAGCGCGAACACGGCGCACTTTGGTGCTCCGCGGACTATCTCGAGTTCCTTGCAGGTCGCTTTCTAA
- the rfbF gene encoding glucose-1-phosphate cytidylyltransferase, giving the protein MKAVILAGGLGTRISEETSLRPKPMVEIGGRPILWHIMKIYSQHGINDFIICCGYKGYVIKEFFANYFLHTSDVSFDMQQNKMTVLNSEAEPWRVTLVDTGSETGTGGRLRRVSKYLESEDTFCMTYGDGVADVDITASIAFHKQHGKAVTLTSVQPVARFGALGLKDTQIYSFQEKPKDEGGWINGGFFVLSPKAIDAISDDAEMFEREPIEALVAKGEVHAFFHHGFWQAMDTLRDKNLLDSLWQNDKAPWKTW; this is encoded by the coding sequence ATGAAAGCAGTTATTCTTGCCGGCGGACTCGGCACCCGGATCAGCGAAGAAACCAGCCTGCGCCCCAAGCCCATGGTTGAAATCGGCGGACGCCCCATCCTGTGGCACATCATGAAGATTTACTCGCAGCACGGCATCAACGACTTCATTATCTGCTGCGGATATAAAGGCTATGTCATCAAGGAGTTCTTCGCGAACTACTTCCTGCATACCTCTGACGTCTCTTTTGACATGCAGCAGAACAAGATGACGGTGCTCAACTCCGAAGCCGAGCCCTGGCGCGTCACACTCGTCGACACCGGGTCGGAAACCGGCACGGGTGGCCGCCTTCGCCGCGTCAGCAAGTACCTCGAAAGCGAAGACACCTTCTGCATGACCTACGGAGACGGCGTCGCCGACGTCGACATCACGGCCTCCATCGCCTTTCACAAGCAGCACGGCAAGGCCGTCACGCTTACCAGCGTGCAGCCCGTAGCCCGCTTCGGCGCACTCGGCCTCAAAGACACTCAGATCTACTCCTTCCAGGAGAAGCCCAAGGACGAAGGCGGCTGGATCAACGGCGGCTTCTTCGTTCTCTCGCCCAAAGCCATCGACGCCATCTCCGACGACGCCGAGATGTTTGAACGCGAGCCCATCGAAGCCCTCGTGGCAAAAGGTGAGGTCCACGCCTTCTTCCACCACGGCTTCTGGCAGGCCATGGACACGCTTCGCGACAAGAACCTCCTCGATAGCCTGTGGCAAAACGACAAGGCTCCCTGGAAGACCTGGTAA
- a CDS encoding ribonucleotide-diphosphate reductase subunit beta yields the protein MLSWNDPEEAPSTLVLTQPTGEDINADPTGLGEIVRGGARVRVDDKAMINCRADVNQLLPLKYRWAWEKYLSGCNNHWMPTEVSMQADIALWKSPNGLTDDERRAIKRNLGFFAASESLVANNIVLAIYRHLTNPECRQYLLRQAFEEAVHTHTFQYIVESLGLDEGELFNMYREVPSITEKASWAIKYTQHLSDASFETGTSDSDQAFVRDLIAFYVVFEGMWFYTGFAQILSLGRRNKMVGIAEQYQYILRDESIHLNFGIDVINQIKAENPHLWGEAFQEEVRGMLRSAAELEASYGRDTMPNGFLGLSAALCEQYMHFIANRRCAQIGVEPVFPATENPFPWMSEAMDLKKEKNFFETRVIEYQNGGSLSWD from the coding sequence ATGTTGAGCTGGAATGATCCAGAAGAAGCTCCGTCCACGCTGGTGTTGACGCAGCCTACGGGCGAAGACATCAACGCGGACCCCACGGGGCTTGGCGAAATTGTTCGCGGCGGAGCCCGCGTTCGCGTCGACGACAAGGCGATGATCAACTGCCGGGCGGACGTGAATCAATTGCTGCCGCTGAAGTATCGGTGGGCTTGGGAGAAGTATCTCTCGGGCTGCAACAACCACTGGATGCCAACGGAAGTTTCCATGCAGGCGGACATCGCGTTGTGGAAGTCGCCGAATGGTTTGACCGACGATGAACGGCGAGCGATCAAGCGCAACCTCGGCTTCTTCGCTGCGTCGGAGTCGCTTGTGGCGAACAACATCGTGCTTGCGATTTATCGCCACCTGACGAACCCTGAGTGCCGCCAGTATCTTCTGCGCCAGGCGTTTGAAGAGGCTGTGCACACGCACACCTTCCAGTACATTGTGGAGTCGCTTGGGTTGGATGAAGGCGAACTCTTCAACATGTATCGCGAGGTCCCGTCGATCACGGAGAAGGCTTCGTGGGCGATCAAGTACACGCAGCACCTGAGTGATGCGAGCTTCGAGACCGGAACGAGCGACTCGGATCAGGCGTTTGTTCGCGATCTGATTGCGTTCTACGTGGTCTTTGAAGGCATGTGGTTCTACACAGGCTTTGCGCAGATTCTTTCGCTGGGCAGGCGTAACAAGATGGTCGGCATCGCAGAGCAGTATCAGTACATCCTGCGCGATGAGTCGATCCATCTGAACTTCGGCATCGACGTGATCAACCAGATCAAGGCCGAGAATCCCCACCTGTGGGGAGAGGCTTTCCAGGAAGAAGTGCGTGGGATGTTGCGCTCTGCGGCAGAACTGGAAGCGTCCTATGGACGCGACACGATGCCGAACGGATTCCTGGGGTTGAGCGCGGCGTTGTGCGAGCAGTACATGCACTTCATCGCGAACCGTCGCTGCGCACAGATCGGCGTGGAGCCGGTCTTCCCGGCAACGGAGAACCCCTTCCCGTGGATGAGTGAGGCGATGGATTTGAAGAAGGAAAAAAATTTCTTCGAGACGCGTGTGATCGAGTATCAGAACGGCGGATCGCTGAGCTGGGACTAG